The genomic segment AGGCGGTTGATCAGCCAGTGCTTCTCGATCTGCGGGGCGTGGCCGCACCGTTCGATCTTCCGGAAGTGCCCGCACGGCAACTCCCGGGCCGCCTCCTCTGCGGTCTTCGGGTCACACACCTTGTCGTCCGACGTGGTGACTAGGAGCGTCGGCGCGGTCACGTCCTTCAACCGCTCGCGGACGGTGTGCTCGAGCGTGCCGTTGACGGTCCGCAGGAACCCCTTCTGCCACAGTCGGCTGGCGAACTTCGCCCGGTAGTACCGCTCCATCTGCGGGTCCACCCGGCGCGGCTTGAAGAACACGCTCTTCACCATCGCCTGCGCGTCCCGCCCCCGCACCCCGGCGATGATCGGGAGCTGCTCCTTGTCCCCCATGCCCGACGGGCACAGCAGCACGACCCGGTTCACCAGCTTCGGGTACTTGGCCGCGAACTCCACGGCGACCTTGCCTCCGAGGCTGCTGGACACGAAGTGGTACGGGGGCGTCTGGACGAACTGGTCGAGGTAGGTGTAGAGCTGCGCCACCAGGTACTCGACCGTGATCGGCTCCTTCGCCGCGATCCGGCGGTGCAGCGCCTCCCCCTCATAGGCGAGGATGTTCGGCGAGTAGACCTCGAAGTGCCGCGCCCAGAACTTGCGGTTCCGGTACCAGGACTCGGCCTGCTCGGCCAGCCCGTTAATGAGAACGAGCGGCTGTCGGCGCGCGTAGTGCCGTGGGCGCAGGCGCTCCAACAGCCCCTTGATTGGGGAACGCATAACGGGAAAGCTCCGCGACGCCAGCGGGGCCGCGACGTGCCGGCGGGTGATGTTACAGGATAGCGTCGGGGTACTGAGAGTGTAGGAAAAAAGTGCACGCCGCGAGGATTCCGGACCGCGGGCCACACTTTCTTGGCGCGTTCGCGATTCCGAACCCAATTTGCCCGCCCGGCGCGACCGGAACCACCGGCCCCGCGGCGCCCGCCGGGACGAGTCACGCGCCCAATCGTAACAACCGCGGCCAAAAAGCCTTTGCACCCCGCGCACGCGCGCCGCTAAGATGAGTCCCAAGCCACGTCGCGCAATCATCCGGCGGGAGTATCTATGGCGAGCTTCAAGGTGCCGTGCCCCAGTTGCGAGGCGCCGGTCCTCATCAAGAACCCGAACCTCGTCGGCACGAAAGTCGAGTGCCCGAAGTGTAAATACCGGTTCAAGGTGGAGGAACCGGCCCCGGACGCCAGCGCCAAGAAGGGCGACGACAAGGACAAGGGCGCGGACGACAAGAAGGCGGACAAGCCGAAGACGGCGGCGACCGGCGGCAAGAACAAGAAGCTGATCCGCATCGGGGTCGGCGTCGGTGCGGTCGCGCTGCTGATCGGCGTCGGCATCACGGCCTTCGGCGGCGGCAGCCCCAAACCCGCGCCCCCGAAGGGCGGAGGGGGGACCGTCAAATCCGGCGGCCCGGCCGCGTCGGGCACCGGAACGGAAGAGGGCAAGGACGACCAGGCCCAGAAGGACGCCGCCAAGGGCGGCGCACCGGTCGCACCCGCCGCCCTGCCCAGCACCGCGAACACGACGAACCTGCTGCCCGGCCAGACGATCGCGGCCTACCGGTTCAACCTCAACAAGATCCGCGAGACCCCGGTTTACAGCGCGCTGGTCGACGCACAGGTCGCCGACACCTTCCGGACGTCGATGGGGTTCCCCCTCACCGACGTCGAGGCGTACTTCCACTGCTTCGTCGTGTCCGAGCGCGAAAAGTCCGGCGCCATCAAAGCCGGGGCCGATCGCAACCCGTTCGGCGTCATCAAATTAACGCTACCGGCCGACCCCGCCGACACGGTCGCAAAGATGAGGCTGTCGCAGAAGCCGAAGGCCGTCAAAGGGCGCAACCTGTACCCGATGCGCCCGAACCTGTTCGTCGCCTCCGTGTCGCAAGCGCTCTCCATGCGGTCGCTCTTCGGTGAGTTTTACGACCACATCCCGATGGCCCCGCCCTCCGACGCCTCGACCAAGCCGCTCGGCGTGTGCGTGTACGACACCCAGCACGTTCTGCTCGGCGATTACGCCCTCTTGGAGCAGTTCCTCGGCGGGCTCGACGCGAACGGGTACCCGCCGTTCAAATCGGTGATGTCCAGCACGTCCGCGCCCGCCGCCCCCGGCGCCCCGCCGGTCGCCCCCAAGGGCGACCAGGCGTTCACCTCGATCGACACCTACCGCACCCTGGAGTTCCCGCTCAAGAAGGCGCTAAACGACATGGAGGCCGAGCGGACCGCGAGCCCGATGTT from the Frigoriglobus tundricola genome contains:
- a CDS encoding alpha/beta fold hydrolase, whose translation is MRSPIKGLLERLRPRHYARRQPLVLINGLAEQAESWYRNRKFWARHFEVYSPNILAYEGEALHRRIAAKEPITVEYLVAQLYTYLDQFVQTPPYHFVSSSLGGKVAVEFAAKYPKLVNRVVLLCPSGMGDKEQLPIIAGVRGRDAQAMVKSVFFKPRRVDPQMERYYRAKFASRLWQKGFLRTVNGTLEHTVRERLKDVTAPTLLVTTSDDKVCDPKTAEEAARELPCGHFRKIERCGHAPQIEKHWLINRLVVDFLSSTSPTAHPSWTKLILAKPPRARK